A single window of Cryptococcus depauperatus CBS 7841 chromosome 2, complete sequence DNA harbors:
- a CDS encoding phosphoglycerate kinase, with product MSLSSKLAITDLVLKGERVLIRVDFNVPMDKDLNITNPARIVAALPTIKYAIDNGANSVILMSHLGRPDGSPNPKYSLKPVASKLSELLGKDVKFLPDCVGEEVKSEVLKGENGQVFLLENLRFHIEEEGKGKKDGETVKADADAVKKFREQLTELGTVYINDAFGTAHRAHSSMVGVQLPKRASGFLMKKELDYFAKILESPERPFLAILGGAKVADKIQLIENMLDKVNTLIVCGGMSFTFKKTLENVEIGKSLFDEAGSKKVKELVEKAKKNNVKLVFPVDYVTANKFDKDAQVGSATDESGIPADWQGLDAGPKSRELFAQTVAEAKTILWNGPAGVFEFPNFAGGSHSLLEACIKAAKAGATVIVGGGDTATLVANEDKEEELSHVSTGGGASLELLEGKVLPGVKELSEKQ from the exons atgtctctctcatccaaaCTTGCCATCACAGATCTCGTCCTCAAGGGCGAGAGAGTACTTATCCGTGTCGACTTTAATGTCCC CATGGACAAGGATCTGAACATCACTAATCCAGCT CGTATTGTGGCTGCTTTGCCCACCATCAAGTACGCCATTGACAATG GTGCGAACTCTGTCATCCTCATGTCCCACCTTGGCCGGCCCGACGGCTCTCCAAACCCCAAATATTCTCTCAAACCTGTCGCTTCCAAGCTTTCTGAATTGCTTGGTAAAGATGTTAAATTTCTCCCTGACTGTGTGGGTGAAGAGGTCAAATCTGAAGTTCTCAAGGGTGAGAACGGCCAAGTCTTCTTATTGGAGAATCTGCGATTCCACATTGAAGAGGAGGGCAAGGGTAAGAAGGACGGTGAAACGGTCAAGG CCGATGCCGATGCCGTCAAAAAGTTTAGGGAACAACTCACTGAGCTTGGTACCGTCTACATTAATGATGC CTTTGGTACTGCTCACCGAGCTCATTCTTCGATGGTTGGTGTGCAACTTCCTAAGCGTGCCTCTGGATTCCTCatgaagaaagaacttGATTACTTCGCCAAAATCCTAGAGAGCCCTGAGAGACCTTTCTTGGCTATTCTAGGGGGTGCCAAGGTCGCCGACAAGATCCAATTAATTGAAAATATGCTTGACAAG GTCAACACTCTCATCGTCTGTGGTGGTATGTCTTTTACCTTCAAAAAGACTCTTGAGAACGTTGAA ATTGGCAAGTCTTTGTTTGACGAAGCAGGCTCTAAGAAGGTCAAGGAGCTCGTCGAAAAGGCCAAGAAAAACaatgtcaagcttgtctTCCCTGTTGACTATGTCACTGCCAACAAATTCGACAAAGATGCTCAAGTTGGCTCAGCCACGGATGAATCCGGTATTCCTGCAGACTGGCAAGGTCTCGATGCCGGACCCAAATCTCGCGAACTTTTTGCTCAGACTGTTGCTGAAGCCAAAACTATCCTTTGGAACGGCCCTGCCGGTGTCTTTGAGTTCCCTAACTTTGCTGGCGGTTCTCATTCCCTACTCGAGGCTTGCATCAAGGCTGCTAAGGCTGGAGCTACAGTAATTGTTGGTGGTGGCGATACTGCTACTCTCGTCGCCAACGAggacaaggaagaggagttAAGTCATGTGTCAACCGGCGGCGGTGCCTCTCTGGAGTTGCTGGAAGGCAAGGTCTTGCCAGGCGTCAAAGAATTGAGCGAGAAGCAATAG